TCGGTGGCCACCTGCGCTGGGGCACACGAGCGCGGCGCCAACGCCGTGCCGCGAACCTCGCTGCTCCACGCCCCTCATGACCCCGCCCTCTCGTTTTCCGGTGTGCCCAAATGGTGCACCCTCGCCGCGCCCCACCGCAATGCCTTTTTCCGCCACTACCCGAATGGGCGCACCGGTCGACGGGCGCCGCCCGTCGACCGGTCCACCCCTTTAATCCAACGAGGCGAGGATGTCGGCGGCGTGGTAGTAGACCTGCCTGCCCAGCTTGTACCGGCGCCACCGGTGCTTGTTGGCCAACCAGTACACGGTGCCGCGGGGAATCCGCCACACCTCGGCCACGTCCGCCGCGGTCAGGCCGTTCGCTGCCGGCTCAGCCTCCCCCAGTGCCGGGCCGGCCAGTGGTGGGTGCCGTTGTGGTCGCACAGTACCTCCGGTTGCTGGTGGCCGCCCTTGGCGGGCAGGAGGGCGACGAGCGCCCCGGGACATCCCTCGTGGACGCAGGAACCGACCGGCACGGTGCGCGCCGGGCCGCCGACCAGCAGCGCGGCGGAGGACTCCAGGTCCGCCACCTCCGCGCGGAAGTCCTCCCCCGCCGGGTGGGCGCACAGCCAGGTGGCGTGCTCGTCCAGGAAGGCCGCCATGGCGGCCACGTCGCGCGGCGGTGGCCGCACCTCCCGCTCCTCGACGACGAGCTGGGCCCAGCAGGACAGGACGGACGTGATGGTGGACCGGACGGCGACGGCCTCGTCGTTGAGCGGTATCCCGACCGGCCTGC
This portion of the Saccharothrix syringae genome encodes:
- a CDS encoding helix-turn-helix domain-containing protein, which translates into the protein MAEVWRIPRGTVYWLANKHRWRRYKLGRQVYYHAADILASLD